A window of Pelagicoccus enzymogenes genomic DNA:
GAGGGAGGATCATGTCCAAGGCGGAGTCCGCCAGCTTGGAAGTCATGTCCGTCTTGATGAAGCCGGGAGCCACCGCGTTCACCGTGATGCTGCGGGACGCCAGCTCGCGCGCAAGGCTCTTGGTGAAACCGATCATGCCCGCCTTGGCAGCGGAATAGTTGGTTTGCCCCGCGTTGCCCATGATTCCGGAAACGGAGGTGATGTTGATCACGCGACCGAAACGCTTGCGCGTCATCGGGCGAGCGAGGCCCTTAACCCAGTAGAAAACACTGTTCAGATTGGTGGAAACCACGTCTTCCCAGTCTTCTTCGCTCATGCGGAAAAGCAGGTTGTCGCGGGTGATGCCCGCGTTGTTCACGAGGATGTCGATGTTGCCGTACTCCTCGAGCAATTCCTCGCAGGCCTTGGCCACCGCAACCTTGTCGCCCACGTCTACAGCCTTCGCGACCGCCTTGCCTCCGGCCGCATTGATCGCTTCCGCAGCAGCTCCGCAGGAGGACTCGGATTGGGAAACGCAAATCACTGTTACGCCCTCTTTCGCAAGGGATTCGGCGATCGCGCGACCGATACCGCGGCCAGCTCCGGTTACGAGGGCAACTTTGTTGTCAAAAGTGAGGTTCATAGAATGGGAAAGGTTGCGGTTTTCGAGCTCGACCGCCACGGTCTGGCTACCAAAGGACAAAAAGCACTACGCCTCGCCGGGCACTTGGCAACGATAGTTTTAGGTAAAGCAATTCTCCCGCATAAGAAACATTGCCACGGCGGGTTTCCCCTGCACGATCTGCCGTTTTTTCCGATGGACTCGCCACAACCGATACGAACGCAAAAATTCCTCGCCGACGCCGGCCTTTGCTCGCGGCGCGTAGCCGAGGAGTACATCAAGAACGGGGAAGTCACCATCAACGGCAAAACCGCTGAACTCGGCTCCAAGGTCATGCCCGGCTCGGACGACGTCCGACTCAATGGACGCCGCGTCAAGGCGAGCCAAAGCAAGAAGCAGCTGGTCATCGCTCTCAACAAGCCCAAGGGCTTCATCTGCAGCAACGACGATCCTCACAACGAACGCACCGTATTCGACTTGCTGCCAAAAGAATTTGCCGGAGAACGCCTCTTTTGCGCCGGCCGACTCGACAAGGATTCCGAGGGGTTGCTCATACTCACCAACGACGGCGAC
This region includes:
- the fabG gene encoding 3-oxoacyl-[acyl-carrier-protein] reductase produces the protein MNLTFDNKVALVTGAGRGIGRAIAESLAKEGVTVICVSQSESSCGAAAEAINAAGGKAVAKAVDVGDKVAVAKACEELLEEYGNIDILVNNAGITRDNLLFRMSEEDWEDVVSTNLNSVFYWVKGLARPMTRKRFGRVINITSVSGIMGNAGQTNYSAAKAGMIGFTKSLARELASRSITVNAVAPGFIKTDMTSKLADSALDMILPQIPLKRMGEASDIANMVTYLASEEANYITGQVFTVDGGMAM
- a CDS encoding pseudouridine synthase codes for the protein MDSPQPIRTQKFLADAGLCSRRVAEEYIKNGEVTINGKTAELGSKVMPGSDDVRLNGRRVKASQSKKQLVIALNKPKGFICSNDDPHNERTVFDLLPKEFAGERLFCAGRLDKDSEGLLILTNDGDLANRLMHPSNLITKRYHVSLKQAYPRAKLFRLMRGVTVEGEKLKVEKAVFAGDKNKDESTELDLAMHHGKKREIRRLFQALHFDVKKLKRYQIGRYSIKGMPKGAGIALTSREISLLFKADTDL